Proteins co-encoded in one Pseudarthrobacter chlorophenolicus A6 genomic window:
- a CDS encoding GNAT family N-acetyltransferase encodes MGTDGFPGSVWIIPLRDLDADAQAIQLDAVARLRLQPGQERFVGDPLRMALTGLAEEGRHPCVMEAGGRAIGVLTLQSGAATLAGWPDDGSAWLLRGFLVDRRHQGKGLGTLGAAAAVVAAGKLERRHPTGASGVVLSVNEANGAGLAAYLKAGFVDHGQYTGGSAGPQRTLFMPFVKPQ; translated from the coding sequence ATGGGCACTGACGGATTCCCTGGGTCCGTCTGGATCATCCCGCTGCGGGACCTTGATGCGGACGCCCAGGCAATCCAGCTGGACGCTGTGGCCAGGCTCCGGCTCCAACCCGGCCAGGAGAGATTCGTGGGTGACCCGTTGCGCATGGCGCTCACCGGCCTGGCGGAAGAGGGGCGGCATCCCTGTGTGATGGAGGCCGGCGGGCGTGCCATAGGCGTGCTCACCCTGCAGTCCGGAGCGGCCACCCTGGCCGGCTGGCCGGATGACGGCTCTGCCTGGCTGCTCCGGGGGTTCCTCGTGGACCGGCGCCACCAGGGCAAAGGGCTGGGGACGCTGGGAGCTGCCGCGGCCGTGGTGGCGGCAGGAAAACTCGAGCGCCGGCACCCCACCGGTGCATCCGGCGTCGTACTCTCCGTCAACGAGGCCAACGGAGCCGGACTGGCGGCCTACCTGAAAGCCGGCTTCGTGGACCATGGCCAGTACACCGGCGGCTCTGCGGGGCCGCAGCGGACCCTGTTCATGCCGTTCGTCAAGCCACAATGA